The region CACAACTCATAATCAATTTATCTTTTTCACCTTGCTTACCATTTGCAGTATCAGAACAAACAGTCACAACAATAATACCATGTTGTTTACTAATAGTTTGTGCCTATGATAATACTTCAAATCGGGACTCTAGTATCTATCATTTACAACATATAAAAAATAAACTGTCAATATCATAGAGATGGAAAAACATTTAAATTAAACTTGTTACATAGAAAACATATTGCGTCAGTGGTGAAGAACTGTAGaaaaatatatacaaaaataTGTAGAAGACCCTGCCGGTTCTGGACCACTCAAGTAAAACATTTTTGTGAACTAACAAAAATTATGAGTACGGGCAAAATTTTCGATATATCGAAAAATTTAAAATTTTCGGAAGTTTTAGTAGCTCTCAGAAAATTTCAATAATTTCCGATATGATTTTTGGGTTTTTCAGGAAACTAGCGGAATTTTCAAAATTTCCAGTATTTCTTCACTGGAAATTTACAAAATATCGGCAAAAGTGCTTTAAAAATCATATCGCAAAATTCGTTTACACTATCAGAAATTTTGTTTTAAACAGATTAgtaaaaatgatttttttttgaagaaaaataaATTTTGATTGGTAAATAATAGCAGTGACAATTTCgataatataaaaatataaagTGTCAGATATAAAAGAAGGGGTGGCAGAGTAAATGCTTTTTGAGAGTGTTAGATTTAAGTGTAATGGTGGTATTAAAAATCTCCATGAATTGACATATGTGTCTTTGTAGGCCCGTAAAAGGCCATGAAGGCCAGTGATATTTTACGAAATTTCTTATCTGACTCTATGTGGTGAAATAACATTctataaaaattcaaaaatattctTTTAGATTTTtgagatgcatctccggacgcaCCTATGCACACACAACTCATTTATTTTTTAATCACATTCTAATTTTATGATTAAAtttaatccaaaaatatttttccgAAATATCTATGAAAATACATTTTAAGGAACAAGATCTAAAAAAAATAGCACTTTATTTTGTTTCATATATAGTTGATCATAGTTATCAGAATGAAGTTGGAATTAAGGATTGAAAAGGTGCACATGCCTATCTATCAATTATGCTTGAGAGATGGGTGTGGTAATCCTCTAGGATTTGACATTTCATTTAACGAGGACCATTTTATTGTCTTCAACTTTGTACTATTTGAATTTACATGTATGCTTCCAGATTTGTGTTATTTGTTACATAATTGTCCAGTAGTATTATTGGTAATTGTTTGGTAGATAGAGAACTTCAGATCCTATAGCCCCCAACTCATTCCAAAACATATACATCTAACTTTCTCTGTACTGAAACAAAAACAATAGTGAGCTGAAAACTTTGTGATCTAGTTGGAGAGAAAGACACCTCAGAATAAAGTGATATTCTTTTCAGTTCTTGTTAAGGAAATGTATTTTTCCGAGACACTCCAAAAATGTATTTTTAGATTAAATTTAATCATAAAATTAAAAGAATTATGTGTGCATATGGATCTCCGAAATTTAAAGGTATTATACTCTCGATTTTGATCACCTTCAGTCAAATTTAAGCAAACAAAACACACCTTCAGTCAAACCGAGGCTGTGACATTTTTTTTGCACTAGTAAATGATAAATCAATTTAGCTTGCTAATGCTAGAAACAAATTCACAATGTAAGATGATGTTTTAATACCTGAATGAACTTGCCAATGAACACATTTGATAAGCTAGCAGCTTACAATCCCGATCCTTCAAAATAAATAATTTCTCTCTATATAACATATATTAATTATTATTCTGTGAAAAAAAGAGACAAACCGACCCTATTTTTACCTCTCTCTATAAAGTCTACGCAGATCAACCTCATGAGTTCAGAAGCACAACATGCAGAAGCCATTCAACTTCCCTTAATTACAAACACCTCCTATCTATTATGTAAAATAAAATAGAGGGGGGTGTCATTTGAACAGAACCAGAGGTGTCTGTGCAATTGCAACCTCCAAGCGCATACGGGGTGGTAAAGGGATGTTTGCGGTATTTAAACATATCTTGAGAGGTGCGCGTAATATCTCATGATGTACTTCCACCTTCATATTCTCTTTTGATGATTTCCAACACCAGTTCATTCCAGGTATCAACAGGACCTGGCATGCACCAATGCAAGCAGTCCTGTGGCGGTGGCCTTCCATCTGGGCCACGTTTTGTGATCTTATTTGGGTCAGCGCTCCTGTAAGGTCCAGGATGACCATCATGTCGGAATTGAAACATTTTAGTTACGTTCATTAACTTCATCTTTGATGTATTTGTAGTACCCTTTTTCACAGCATTGTTAAAACCTGTAACCTGTTGCCCGTACATCGTATTCGTGTGCCCGTTTTCAACTAGTTCACCGAGTGGAATAGGCTTAACCTTCCCAGTGCATGATCCACCGGTGTTCCAGGTTCCACCCTCATAATGATCGGGCGAATAGGACCTCACAATTGTTAGACCTTTGTAAGTTGGATGTGTAGCAAGAGCGGTAAGAATCGTTTCGACAGATATACCAAATGCTTGAACATTGTTGACCTTCATTTGCTTAGATTTGTCGGGCCACCACAACTGTCCTCCCAGTATCTCATTGTTCAAGATATACACAGACTTCTTAGCAAACCAATGACCGGAAGAAAGGACGACCACGTCAAAGTTTGGGATATGTTCCATTAACTTCACATCAGGGAGATCAAGATGGAGCTTATCCACACCAGCTGGAGCATAATCAAATGGTTCCGATGTTACTTTGACAAGCCATGAGGACCACATCCTGACTATCATTACAGATGTGGACCTAAAATAATATCGTTGCATATTACGATTTCCCCGATTCTTCGGTACCTCTACCTGAAAGTACCATATTTTTAGTTACGCTTCTAGCTGTGATAAAATGGATGCTCAATCGATGCACCAAGAACACATAAGCATGTATATAGAAAATCCTATGCATGTATATATGAATATTTGAAGTCAAACAATGACAAATAATAATATGCAGCAACAATGACAAATAATATGCAGCAACAATGTTGATAGTAAAACAGTTAATATTTCTATAATCTTGAAATCATTTAATTTTCAATGCAAAAATAGTTCAATAAGGAATCAAAGAAATAACCTGCCACAGAATACACAGCATTGACTCCATCTGGTTTCGAGCTACTGAATCTCCAATGAAAGCCAAGGTCTTTCCTCTCATGAGCTCCAAAAATTTCCGGGGATCAAATCGTGGAATGTCACACTGAAAGGGTTTCCATCGCCAATTCTCATAATCCTTGTCAGGCCTCCCATTGCCCTGGCAATTCTGCATCTGTGTCAATACAGGGCATGTATTGTTTGTGTATAGCGGTCCCAGTGGATCATGTACCCAATTCCCATGGTACAGATCACAGCCTACACAACAGAATGGAAAATCCAATTAAAAAAAACTCATACCGAGTAATTCCAATTattaaacatcatcatttcaaTACTCCTCCCATCATGTTGATTATAGTTCGCCAGACTCAATAGTACAGTCTATCCCAGAAGTCAAGAACAAAAGTAATGTTTTGATcctttttgaaaaaaaatcacCTAAAATTTAGAGACTTAACAAACAGACACACCAAAATTCCACTAGATCTTCCCTTCATTTTCCCTAAACATGTTAGTAAATCCCTAAGTTTATGGAGAAGTTAGAGCTGATTAAACATGTTTAACAATTTAGTTTACTCGCTCAACCCAGCAGCAAACTACGTAACAATAAGTGGTCACAGGGTATTCGAGTCACCGGGAAAAGGAACATAAACCGGCACAGGTTGAAAAACATTTTATTTAATGACCCGGATAGATCAAAGGCAAATTTGGAACAAGAGAATTATAGATTTTTTCAGAAAGTGAAAACACCAAGTACCATTTTCAAGGAAACTTCTTTGAAGCAACCATGAACAGCACACAAAAACGAAAGCCACAAAAGTATTAAACATAACAAGTTATAACTATAGATACAAACTGCACTGCTGCAAGAGTTTTGGCCTTCTTTCTTTTCTTCAAAATCTATAAAACAGGCCATATAAAATGGCTTCAAATTGAAAGGATACATCCAAGTCACTAAAGTGTCATTGAATCCTATGAATCTAAGACAACAAAAGACTGGATAGAGAGCGTTAAGAGTctcacatcggacaatatatgtCATGAAACATATGTTTATAAGTAGGGTGCATCCGGTGGGCATCGGTGAAAGGAACTTTGGGGACTGGCCAATCTAGGGGCGGCCATCTCAGTGGTGGGTTGTTTGTGGGGAAAACAGTCTCTAAGCGGGTCAGATGAGAATGGACAGTTAAATGAGCTTGGATCTCATCCCAAAAGCTAGCTCGAAGGATGAGGTTACTCAAACACATTTCTATATCCAACATCCCGGCAACCTAAGCAATGTAGGACTCCAATACAACTTCAACAAGTTAAATGGGATTGGATAATAGTGAATGACATGACAAAAAGTGAGAGAAGTAGTGAATGATATGAATATCCACCCAAAATATAACTATGTAATGAAACCCATAAAAAAGTAAAAATTATGGATGGAACTGAATGATAAATCTCTGGGGCTAGCACGAGCAACAGAGTCAAATTTTGCATCTGACACACTTGACTATACGCCCTCATAATCACATACCAGTACAGTAATATCCTTGACAGTTAACACCATAATACAATGATATTGACTATATTAGTGATCGGAGGCATCGTGACATGCATTCCAACACACAACACATCAGATTTATGCTGACATTAACATGTGAAAGAAATTCTAATAATTTTCACATACCACTTAATTAACCCAATTGAGAATTAAACAGACACCTTGACAATTGTACTAAAATCAAGCTAAAGTGGTGGATGCAAGGAATCTCATTCGAAGCCCTCATAGCTGTACTCAGAAATATATATGGACAACAACATCACTTTTTCTATATTATTGTCCACTGTAAAATATTTCTTTCTCCCTCTCTTTCTCAACCCAAATCCTTTAAAAGTATGAAGCAGAAGCAGTACATATGTATGCACGTGTGACTAAATCAATCCCTCTCTTGGTTGTTTTTGCTACTACAACATTAACAAGACAAATAGCTAAAAGGATGTTTTAACTTGATCAAAATTCAAAGTTAGATACAAATAGTAATGTTAGTATAGAAGATCGGAATGGAGGGAAGGAGATGTCAATTTGATAGTTGTACTTGTAAGTGAATAGAAATATCCTTTGTGAAGAGAAAATTTGTGGGTTGAATTATCTAATTTTTCTTTGCCAATTCCAGTTTAGTTTTCAATAATACACTTCGATCCTCTTAATTTCAGTTTCTCTAGGTTCCTATCCTAACAAGTAATGACTTAAAATGAGACTATTTTATGTCACACAATGGGCTTCCAAAAGAGAGTGAAGTAAAGAAAAACATAGAATTTTATGTTATTCTTGATTATATAAAACAAAAATGGTAAATACCAAACACAATGATGCATTTAAAACAAGCTAGTGCAGGTGAAGAGATTGCAACTGTAACCTGAATTAACTGAACCAGCATGGGATGCGTTATCTGGCTTCTCAACTGATTCTGGAACAGCTGTTGAAGTGGAATTATCAGAACTCACAGAGGCCTCTTTGGAGGTCGTAAATACAGCACTGGACTGATTGATTGAAACCGTAGAAGGAGGTTCCTCAGATCTAACACTAGCTGTCAAATTGGAAGCACCTGTACCTCCTTCTACCGGAATAGTTGCACTTGAAGCCGAATCAACTTGTGAACTTGTTTGAGCAGGCAATCTAGTATTGGCCGCATCTTTTGCTGTACTAGAAACTGTCACATCAGGAGTTTCATTCACATCTTCCTTCTTCGGAAGTTTCACAAAACTAGACTCACTATTATCTATTCGCGAGTTCGAAGTAGCATCAGTTTGTTGATCAAAATGCGGTTTTTTATCATCAATATCTAAACCTTTATCAACAGAAGCATCACTTACAGAAGCAACAGACACATCTAACTTCTCCGAACTACCTATACCGTAAAAATACCCATGAACATGAGCACCAAATGGGGACGAAACAAGAACAAATGAAGCATAAATCAAGAAAACCGCAAGTGCTCCTACTAAAATAACAATCCAAGAAAGTTTCCTTGGATGGTAAGACATTCTGGGAGAACCTAGGGGCGTATCAAAACTCATGTCATTCAATCAACCTCTATACTGAACAACCATTGAAAAATATATCTAGTATCAAAATTTCAATCATAAATCATAGTAATTTGAGTGATGAAAATCACATAGCAGTTCCCGAAATGATGAGATCAATGACCGAGATCAACCCTGTTACATCGAATACGAAGATAGAAGTAATCAATACAATGTAATAAATTCGAAGTTGTTAAAAtctaaaaaataataataatgtgaAATAAGAGAACACTTGTCTTAATAACGCATTAACTTCAAAAATTCGTTAATTACAAAGAATCAGCATTGAATAATCGAAACAAGGATAATAATTAGGAAAAATGAAAATTTATAAGAGATTGAGAAACCCGGTAAAACGAATGATGAATGAAAAAAGAAATTGGATCAGGGATGAATGAAAAGCAGAAACCTTTGGAGTGTGTTCCGGTGAGATGCGGAATTTGGATGATGCTTGTCGGTTCTGCAAAGAATGAAGCGTGGCGTGATGTGAGAGAGTTGTGTGAATGTGAAGAAGAAGCTCACATTACATTCATGAGTTTGCTACCACTTTCtttttttttagaaagaaatAAATCCATTTTATTTCTATGTTTTTGGTAGTCAAATATGTTCTTTTTAAACAAAAGAAGAAAATAAATGTTGGAGCAAGAATTTTTTATTTGTTCTTTACTAGTATTGCATTAATGGAAAGTGCTAATTCCATTGTATCTAAATGAATTTAGTGCATCTTTGATTTGgttttttaaaattgtttttttggtttttttaaaatttaaaataataaaaattatttagtagtttaattttataaaattattttttatttaatagttttaaaaattaaaaaataaaaatagattttggagattttaatttttaatttttaattttggAAACTAAAAAGAGGAAAAAATGGTACATTAATAATGATAAATTTGTAATATTGTAAAAATTTAAAATAGATTTTGACAGGAGGATAGTCAAACatgttttttttcttcaaaaactcttttaaaattaatttacaaaataatttaaaaattagATGTGCATAAAAAATctttaaaattataaaatttaaaataaaatataatttaaaaattaatgaATTAAGGCAGAAGCTGATGAATTAAGGGTCACGATGCACGGTTGACCAAAGAGAACGAAGAGTTGCGATCCAAACTTAATGAAAAAACTGGGAAAATATGAGACTCAAAAGAAAGAATGAAGTTGATGCAGGGCTATTCGTCGAAAGTAGGAAAAAGGCCAAAATTGTTGAAGGCCTCAAAGAAAAATACCAAGATGACTTAGCAGGGGCTGACCTTGGTTTGAGTTCACTTCGTAAATAGTTTGAGCAGACTGAGCAAGAACACGAGGAAGCCTACTACTAGCTCAACTTGGCTACGAAAGAAAAGAAAGAGCAAAGAGAAAAACTTGCGGCTAAGATTAAAAAACTCAAGTTATCTCTTAGGAATGCTAATACCTAGGTTGAACAAGAGCGTTGTGCCAAAGAAGAAGTTGTGAGGACTTCTTATATCACCGTCAAGGAGTGGAATGAGAAGTATCAGGAAGCAGCAATCGCTAAGAAATGTGCGCAACATTGGAAAAAGCGGTATGAAGTCCTGAAAGAGGTTGGGTTGGATGAATGAGAAGAAACACCTGAACAAACTCCTCGATACTTATGCAAAATATATCAACATCTTGAGTCCAACTGCTGCTATGTACCGTGCAAAACTTGACGGTTTAGTCAGGTTCTGCAATGATTGGTCAGGGAAATACCTTGGAAGTTGAATGACATTCTAGAAGACAAGGATAAGAGCAATACTCCTCAAACAGTGCATCACTTCGTCCAGCTCTGTAAAATAATGATGAAGAGGTTCAAGATTGAATTGAAAGAGGTCAAGGAACGCAAGCCAAACGTGTCATGTGATTATTGCTCTATACTTTTCCTGTTTTGGTTTGAATTATTGTCTTATATTTTTGTCAATTGTAATAATCAGTACTCTCAAACCATGTACTCGCTTTAGTGAATACAAAAGCTTGACTTGTTTGCTTCCATGTGTTGCTTTATCTCTCGTTTTAATGCTCGCTAATCATTATAAATCTGTAAGGCTCcctgaaaataaaaattaagtaTAAACTACTCATGCATCATCTTGCATTTCATAAAACAAAACACAGAAAGCTCACAATCACTTGGCCTTTTGTCCAGAATCTTCGATCGTCAACCTGACTTCCCGACATCGTTACAACACTTGTAACAATCAAAGGTTGTTGATGGGTCAACTAGAGCAAAACCAAGTTGAGATGAGAGAAGACATACTCACCATGAGGGTCCAGATGGGTCAACTTATGGAAACTATGAAAGTTATGGCTAGGGGCCAAGAAGAATTACGACAGTCCAATATGAGGGTTACTTCTGTGAATTCTCCTATGACACTTCCATGAATCCGCTAGTTGGTACTGGTATACCAATTATGACCCAGCCACCTCCCGAGGGAGGTCCCGTGAATCAGAATGTTAGGGCTACATTTAACACTCCTGTCAATGGGGGAGCTCAACCTGAAGTAGATGATccttgtagcggtaaattcatgaccatcaagctatggataaacttgacgttaataaaaccagagtcaccatcgcgcttttattgtttccaaagaaaaagggtaaaagtatgaacaaaacccaaagataagaagttttcgaatcaaaactaataaaatgtcagagattacaggtaagggggttggttacacaaagggaaggtattaacatccaaagtatcctaggtactcctagggagcccttttttgtgtgcaagtgttttggtcaaaatgatgtttgataaaaatatagagtgaggggatgagaaaagaattcattaattatatttttgtatttgacaagaccttcggtcttattcctacataccaacataaaaatgagggatcaaaacctcgtagtttatggtaaaaatttcaaagaggtcggtgaattggttttaacaaagtttaaaagaaaagggCACAAAAAGTCCAAAGACTTGAATGAGGATGCTAGTTcattttgtcttttgaaattaaaggcaatatggttaagtttatttacaagtttgatttaagaaaaggtttgaaaattcattggcataagaccaaagtttctaatcattaaaacatgtctaagtttgaaaacacaagcaaagaaggttttgaaaagagggagaaattttgaaattaaagaagtgtgaggagatgaagagactaccctagacaaaaattaaaagttaagagttgaaaagatatgaccaatgagatgcaatccacaagacaagaatgtcagatgaaacccatttcctttgg is a window of Lathyrus oleraceus cultivar Zhongwan6 chromosome 6, CAAS_Psat_ZW6_1.0, whole genome shotgun sequence DNA encoding:
- the LOC127095964 gene encoding protein trichome birefringence-like 18, with the translated sequence MSFDTPLGSPRMSYHPRKLSWIVILVGALAVFLIYASFVLVSSPFGAHVHGYFYGIGSSEKLDVSVASVSDASVDKGLDIDDKKPHFDQQTDATSNSRIDNSESSFVKLPKKEDVNETPDVTVSSTAKDAANTRLPAQTSSQVDSASSATIPVEGGTGASNLTASVRSEEPPSTVSINQSSAVFTTSKEASVSSDNSTSTAVPESVEKPDNASHAGSVNSGCDLYHGNWVHDPLGPLYTNNTCPVLTQMQNCQGNGRPDKDYENWRWKPFQCDIPRFDPRKFLELMRGKTLAFIGDSVARNQMESMLCILWQVEVPKNRGNRNMQRYYFRSTSVMIVRMWSSWLVKVTSEPFDYAPAGVDKLHLDLPDVKLMEHIPNFDVVVLSSGHWFAKKSVYILNNEILGGQLWWPDKSKQMKVNNVQAFGISVETILTALATHPTYKGLTIVRSYSPDHYEGGTWNTGGSCTGKVKPIPLGELVENGHTNTMYGQQVTGFNNAVKKGTTNTSKMKLMNVTKMFQFRHDGHPGPYRSADPNKITKRGPDGRPPPQDCLHWCMPGPVDTWNELVLEIIKREYEGGSTS